CCACCACcaagccgccactagggtttccatGGGTAACCCTAGCCGCACGCCCAAACACCCAAACAGAGCATATGCAAGATACGTTATGCAAATTTAACGGTAAAACACATACGTAAACACACAAGCACAATTAAACACGATAGtaaacaatcaaacacgtaccaattacactaatcaattactaaatcatgtaaattacatcaattggcataaacacaattaaagaaaAATACCTaattacctttttagcaattaatgaaaaATACCTTTACAAGCCTCCTCCAGATTCCAATTGGAACTGGAGGAACATTTGCAAAGTAAAAAAGATGCTAACTGGAGGATATCAGAATGGTCTTTGGATTCAGGATGCCAAGGGCTATTCTATTAGGTCTGGATACCATTGGTTACAGGGGATGCACCCCCCTGTTCAGTGGTATAGGGATGTTTGGGGTGGATGGATTTTGCCCAAACATTCTATGGTGGGATGGTTGATTAAGTTGGAAGCTTTGAACACTCGAGAGAAGCTTTTCAACCTTGGGATTTGTGATTCTGCTCTGTGTGTTCTTTGTGAAGAGACTACTGAATCTCATGCTCACTTATTTACAGCATGTAAGTTCAGTACGCAAATCCTGGGTGAGTTAGAGAAATGGTTGCAGCTGCAATTGTATGGTACTCATGGGAGATATTCTAAGATGCAGCACAAGGTGTGTTCCATGGCTTGGTTAGCTTTCTGTTATGTTATTTGGACCGAGAGGAACAACAACAGGATTGGGTTGCAGGTGAAGAGGCCTGCATTGGTATTGAAATACTTGATACAGATAATTCGTGGGAGGATTCAAAATCTACTGCCACCTATGGTGAACTCCACTGATGCTCAATGGTTACTTAATCTTGATATCAAATGCTAAGTTGTTAGTACTGAATTAGTTTAAAAATTGGACTGGAAATGCTTGTAATTGTAATTGCCATCTTTATTATTAATGAAAatactcacattttaccaaaaaaaaaaaacaaagccttgtctccaacacgtgtcaatGTCCCCAAAAGTCGACTCTAAAGAATACCGAATCCAAAACCATGAAAGCACCATAAaatactcttcttcttcttctttactcATTGAAAcaagagaccttaaaggtaggtccaaaggtccatacaaataattcccaataaaatatttggagatgaatatgaagtagaggtaagagcaaggattgtgagAATATAATTTGTGCATGAGTTTGGaagaaggaaagatattcaacaatggagtcaaatggagaaaagagaacaaaagagagaaaaaggaggaaggagGCGCGGCAACATCATACGCACAAAACAAATGATTGAGCAACATGCTTGCTAGGTTtaggttttatatttatataggaGGGTTAACAAGTGGGCTTTGGGCctattagctcatacaatggattatctgattataaaATTAATTGGATATTAAAACGCAAGGAGAgcttaaataataaaattaattattaaattaaaataattaaatagttcacggacattttaacccatcCAAACGTAGATTAAAAcgggaaataataaaatagagaatggATGCGATAAAGACATATATTCAAAATACACTATTAAtcttcgaaataattaatttaataaaatacttttataataaaatattattataaaatacatggtgttacaatccaactccctaaaaagaagtttcgtcctcgaaacttgaaatttAAAGACAAGATCAAAAGAAGGTAAGAATTGCAAGTGATCATCAACAAAGGCCATCTTGGAATCCTAACCGCTGCGCACTCTGATCTTTATCAACGCTCAAACCGAAGAAAAGATAACCCAAATCCTCAATGTTATTCTCAACTTCACACGCTCTATAACCTTAAAAGTCATATCAGAATCCAACCATCGCAACCCAAAATGATCATTAAGCCAACATCTAGTCCTCATATTTCAAAAGCTCATCCAACTACTATTAACCATCATTAAACAATATATATCACCTCACAAAAATTGTGAACTCATTACTATTACTCCAAATCAACATAACCTTTAACAAATACTCCAATTCTAGTTTACCATTCACCACAAGATCTGACATTAACTAAAAACCTCAAAAGAGATAATCTTTAAACAAGGAAAATCTTTCGAATGAGAAAACTCTTCCTTTCACGAGTGCCATTAAAATTATTACTACTATAATTTCCTCAAAGTTGGTAGGGCTTACTTCCATATACAACCTCTTAAGCTCAAAAGACTTTACCATAAACCTCGATAGTTCTTGATATACATTAGTATCCAAAGTCAtcaatctcaaacctcaaactcTGACTAGACTGTCAAAATCCTATCCAACCTCAATCTCACGCCAACATCATCAGTCGCACTCACAAGACCCAATCATTTCCTTTGAACAGAACACTCATGATCACGGCATTACTATGCACCAACAATCATACACCATAtatttgttggagtatgtgtcctcaacaatagtgcgataacatgtttaaatctcatattaagaatacgtaagggatgatttatttgtatagtcaactgatcaacattaatcagtaatgattggctaactagagtttgatattactgtcgtttgacggtggtgatcagttgatctcttaaggtcacacctataggacaattcccttaatacacaagttgattaattgtataacgatacaagttaatcaattccttaaaattgaacaattcatttgtgagagagaatatttatatcttattgtaattggattaaatacgatttattttagtaattataatgctttattactaaaattgattattgtttgtgaaacaatagagataagaatgaatggttaattataattacaatatgttgtgaattataattatatgatccattttatttatgtgatcaagaatcactagtcaatttgttgtatgtaatttaattaatttataaaatgatatttatttgataaatatgcattaaattaattaataacatgtaacatactacatgtgacatattgtgtgacaagtgacaaattgacaa
This sequence is a window from Silene latifolia isolate original U9 population chromosome 8, ASM4854445v1, whole genome shotgun sequence. Protein-coding genes within it:
- the LOC141595188 gene encoding uncharacterized protein LOC141595188, encoding MLTGGYQNGLWIQDAKGYSIRSGYHWLQGMHPPVQWYRDVWGGWILPKHSMVGWLIKLEALNTREKLFNLGICDSALCVLCEETTESHAHLFTACKFSTQILGELEKWLQLQLYGTHGRYSKMQHKVCSMAWLAFCYVIWTERNNNRIGLQVKRPALVLKYLIQIIRGRIQNLLPPMVNSTDAQWLLNLDIKC